Proteins encoded within one genomic window of Oryza glaberrima chromosome 12, OglaRS2, whole genome shotgun sequence:
- the LOC127757313 gene encoding probable receptor-like protein kinase At5g18500 — protein MAWASGRQQLQWGDAVSGAARHQERGSSYVAPEYANSGLLNEKTDVYSFGWFCWKLLQVEIPLTMIALQMRRSEEVVDPNLERRPSTKELKRALLTALRCIDLNAEKRPRMDQVVRMLDSNEPIPQEERRQRQNHISNNLETEPLRGKSSSGKSDAPENEMRPPRAGV, from the exons ATGGCGTGGGCCTCGGGCAGGCAGCAGCTGCAGTGGGGCGACGCGGTCTCTGGCGCGGCACGGCATCAAGAAAGAGGAAGCAG CTATGTCGCGCCTGAGTATGCTAACAGTGGACTTTTGAATGAAAAGACTGATGTCTACAGTTTTGGGTGGTTCTGCTGGAAGCTATTACAGGTAGAGATCCCATTGACTATGATCGCCCTCCAGATGAG ACGATCTGAAGAAGTTGTTGATCCAAACCTGGAGAGAAGACCATCGACAAAGGAGCTCAAACGTGCCCTTTTGACAGCTCTGAGGTGCATCGATTTGAATGCTGAGAAGAGACCAAGGATGGACCAGGTGGTCCGGATGTTGGACTCTAATGAACCCATTCCTCAAGAG GAAAGAAGACAACGACAGAACCACATCTCTAATAATTTAGAAACCGAGCCATTAAGAGGCAAGAGTAGCAGCGGCAAGAGTGATGCCCCTGAAAATGAGATGAGGCCACCTCG TGCTGGTGTGTGA
- the LOC127757092 gene encoding uncharacterized protein LOC127757092 gives MESQEQHEDDAQHKQEQHKKHKEKKKERLLDFLRAAPSKTPWFSFSGAAFLTRLASLRTTNNPAASRRLPAFVRSVDWRALRAKCLAWAKHPMNAALIVWLAFVAGGVAFVFLLMTGALNSAVPDASRRRRWTEVANQMLNALFTIMCVYQHPKLCHHLALLLRWRAADVAELRAIYCKNGAAGLRRERLHVAVVVLLLHATCFAQYGYCALFWFFGRDNRPDLAVNLCMALGLGFPIVAALYMVYGPLGRKIVLIPASTDDEENVKSQVDEANAIAVTAQCDSNRNRAVVAKPEWAGGLFDVGDDPTVAALPLSCTFCVFGWNMERLGLGNMYVHVFTFALLCAAPVLVFAVAALNVHDDTLRFVVGAAGALLSVLGLTYGGFWRAQMRRRFGLPAHRWSMRGGRATAADYGKWLCCAPCALAQEVRTANLYDVEEDVLYAKGGEEEEEEAAMAPLEREGCIVAVDAPPLPMRIEEKDYVVLDMGQ, from the coding sequence ATGGAATCACAAGAACAGCATGAAGATGATGCACAGCACAAGCAGGAGCAGCACAAGAAGcacaaggagaagaagaaggagaggctCCTCGACTTCCTCCGGGCGGCGCCGTCCAAGACACCATGGTtctccttctccggcgccgccttcctcacccgcctcgcctccctccgcaCCACAAACAACCCTGCAGCTTCCCGCCGCTTACCGGCGTTCGTCCGCTCCGTCGACTGGCGCGCCCTCCGCGCCAAGTGCCTCGCGTGGGCCAAGCACCCAATGAACGCGGCTCTGATCGTCTGGCtcgccttcgtcgccggcggcgtcgccttcgtcttcctcctcatgACCGGCGCGCTCAACTCCGCCGTGCCCgacgcctcgcgccgccgccgatggaccGAGGTGGCCAACCAGATGCTCAACGCGCTCTTCACCATCATGTGCGTCTACCAGCATCCCAAGCTCTGCCACCacctcgcgctcctcctccgatggcgcgccgccgacgtcgccgagctCCGTGCCATCTACTGCAagaacggcgccgccggcctgcgCCGCGAGCGCCTCCACGTGGCCGTCGTCGTGCTCCTGCTCCACGCCACGTGCTTCGCGCAGTACGGCTACTGCGCGCTCTTCTGGTTCTTCGGCAGAGACAACCGCCCGGACTTGGCCGTCAACCTGTGCATGGCGCTCGGCCTCGGCTTCCCCATCGTCGCCGCCTTGTACATGGTGTACGGCCCGCTCGGCCGGAAGATCGTGCTGATCCCGGCGTccaccgacgacgaggagaacgTGAAATCGCAGGTCGACGAGGCGAACGCGATCGCGGTGACGGCGCAGTGTGACAGCAACAGAAACAGGGCGGTGGTCGCGAAGCCGGAGTGGGCCGGTGGGCTgttcgacgtcggcgacgacccgacggtggcggcgctgccgctGTCGTGCACGTTCTGCGTGTTCGGGTGGAACATGGAGCGCCTGGGGCTCGGCAACATGTACGTGCACGTCTTCACGTTCGCGCTGCTGTGCGCGGCGCCAGTGCTGGTGTTCGCGGTGGCCGCGCTCAACGTCCACGACGACACGCTGCGGTTCGTCGTGGGCGCCGCGGGCGCCTTGCTGTCCGTGCTGGGCCTCACGTACGGCGGGTTCTGGCGCGCGCAGATGCGGAGGCGCTTCGGGCTGCCGGCGCACCGCTGGTCCATGCGCGGCGGGCGGGCAACGGCGGCGGACTACGGCAAGTGGCTGTGCTGCGCGCCGTGTGCGCTGGCGCAGGAGGTGAGGACGGCCAACCTGTACGACGTGGAGGAGGACGTGCTGTACGCCAaaggtggcgaggaggaggaggaggaggcggcgatggcgccttTGGAGAGAGAAGGCTGCATCGTCGCAGTTGATGCGCCGCCGCTACCGATGAGAATCGAAGAGAAGGATTATGTCGTGTTAGACATGGGTCAATGA
- the LOC127757088 gene encoding putative pentatricopeptide repeat-containing protein At3g08820 yields MSGDAIRRLLLAGVAPSNRPPPLTVKLLHARLLRLDLLAALSPLLLRALSSSALHLHALRLHCLLPNPSHLTFPIALKSASRLPHPLRAGEQLHARSLKLPSHTNPHVLTSLLTLYARCGLLHRAQRVFDEMPHPSTVSWTALITAYMDAGDLREAVHVARNAFANGMRPDSFTAVRVLTACARVADLAIGETVWRAAEQEGIAQSVFVATAAVDLYVKCGEMAKAREVFDKMRDKDAVAWGAMVGGYASNGHPREALDLFLAMQAEGVRPDCYAVAGALSACTRLGALDLGRQAIRMVDWDEFLDNPVLGTALIDMYAKCGSTAEAWVVFQQMRKKDIIVWNAMILGLGMTGHEKTAFALIGQMEKSGVKLNDNTFIGLLCSCTHTGLIQDGRRYFHNMTKLYHISPRIEHYGCIVDLLSRAGLLQEAHQLIDDMPMPANAVILGALLGGCKIHRNAELAEHVLTQLIRLEPWNSGNYVMLSNIYSNRGRWEDAAKLRLDMKEKGVEKVPACSWVEFEGKVHEFRVGDKSHPLSDQIYKKLDELGLEMKTMGYEPTTEVVMFDVEDEEKEHTLVHHSEKLAIAFNLLVTGPGETIRVTKNLRVCSDCHTAIKLISRITHREIIVRDNNRFHCFRDGSCSCNDYW; encoded by the coding sequence ATGTCGGGCGATGCCATCAGGCGGCtactcctcgccggcgtcgcccccAGCAACCGCCCCCCGCCGCTCACCGTCAAGCTCCTCCacgcccgcctcctccgcctcgacctcctcgccgccctctccccgctcctcctccgcgccctctcctcctccgcccttCACCTCCACGCGCTCCGCCTCCACTGCCTCCTCCCCAACCCCTCCCACCTCACCTTCCCCATCGCCCTCAAGTCGGCCTCCCGCCTTCCGCACCCTCTCCGCGCGGGCGAGCAGCTCCACGCGCGCTCCCTCAAGCTTCCCTCCCACACCAACCCCCATGTCCTCACCTCCCTCCTCACCCTCTACGCAAGATGCGGCCTCCTACACCGAGCCCAgagggtgttcgacgaaatgccacACCCCAGCACCGTCTCCTGGACCGCTCTCATCACTGCCTACATGGATGCTGGGGACCTCAGGGAAGCCGTCCATGTCGCAAGGAATGCTTTTGCGAATGGTATGCGACCGGACAGCTTCACGGCCGTGCGTGTCCTGACTGCGTGTGCTCGGGTTGCGGATTTGGCAATTGGGGAGACTGTTTGGAGGGCTGCCGAGCAGGAGGGGATTGCACAGAGCGTGTTCGTGGCCACTGCGGCGGTAGATTTGTATGTCAAGTGTGGGGAGATGGCAAAGGCGAGGGAGGTGTTTGACAAGATGCGGGACAAGGATGCAGTGGCCTGGGGCGCCATGGTTGGGGGATATGCTTCCAACGGCCACCCACGAGAGGCTCTGGACCTTTTCCTTGCAATGCAGGCAGAGGGAGTGAGGCCAGATTGCTATGCGGTAGCTGGGGCGCTATCAGCCTGCACAAGGTTGGGTGCATTGGATCTTGGACGGCAGGCAATCAGGATGGTGGACTGGGATGAGTTTCTTGACAATCCAGTCCTAGGGACTGCATTGATTGATATGTATGCCAAGTGTGGGAGCACGGCCGAGGCATGGGTGGTGTTCCAGCAAATGAGGAAGAAGGACATTATTGTTTGGAACGCCATGATCTTGGGGCTTGGCATGACTGGCCATGAAAAGACTGCATTTGCCCTTATCGGTCAGATGGAGAAGTCCGGTGTGAAATTGAATGACAATACTTTCATTGGCTTGCTCTGCAGCTGTACACACACTGGCCTCATTCAAGATGGGCGACGGTATTTCCATAACATGACTAAGCTATACCACATCAGCCCTAGGATTGAGCATTACGGTTGTATAGTCGATCTGCTCAGTCGCGCTGGGTTGTTGCAGGAGGCTCATCAGCTTATTGATGATATGCCGATGCCAGCAAATGCTGTCATATTGGGTGCACTTCTTGGTGGCTGCAAGATTCACCGAAATGCAGAGCTTGCTGAACATGTATTGACGCAGCTCATTCGACTGGAGCCCTGGAATTCTGGGAACTATGTCATGCTCTCTAACATATACTCTAACAGAGGCAGATGGGAGGACGCAGCAAAGCTTAGATTGGACATGAAGGAAAAAGGGGTCGAGAAGGTTCCTGCATGCAGCTGGGTTGAGTTTGAAGGTAAGGTCCATGAGTTCCGTGTCGGAGACAAGTCACATCCTCTTTCAGATCAGATTTACAAAAAGCTCGACGAATTAGGATTGGAAATGAAAACCATGGGTTATGAACCAACAACAGAAGTGGTGATGTTTGATGTTGAAGATGAAGAGAAGGAGCACACACTAGTGCATCATAGTGAGAAACTAGCAATTGCATTTAACCTTCTCGTCACTGGACCAGGGGAGACCATTAGGGTCACCAAGAACCTCAGAGTTTGCAGTGACTGTCACACTGCAATTAAACTCATATCGAGGATAACTCATCGGGAGATCATTGTCCGAGATAACAATCGATTTCATTGTTTTAGAGATGGTTCTTGCTCCTGCAATGACTATTGGTAG
- the LOC127757476 gene encoding pentatricopeptide repeat-containing protein At4g13650-like produces the protein MFPWTRHRHLLLRLLQSHSPLHLLHYCTSSTSISRDAFAIARALSMASSSSSDLHAHALKLGTLAHTFNMNYLLIYYARRGLLDSALKVFDEMPHRNLVSWTVMVSASTRNGAPHLGFRFFVSMIRSGFCPNEFALATMLTACHSMLAHSSNKLLIALSLHGVAVRAGLDSNPFVGSSLLLMYAKHGRIAAAQRAFAHIRNKDLTCWNAMLEGYVSNGFGHHAISTVLVMHHSGLAPDRYTYISAVKACSISAQWDLGRQLHCLVIHSMLESNTSVMNSLVDMYFRARQKETAASVFRKIRQKDTVSWNTMFSGFAHDEDDKAVFGYLIDMSRTGFKPNEVTFSVLLRLSGAKENASLGLQIFALAYRHGYTDNVLVANAVINMLFRCGLLDRAYGFFCSLTFRNIVTWNEIIAGYGLFSRSEDAMRLFRSLVCIGERPDEFTYSAVLSAFQEAHGARDHEQIHAIILKQGFASCQFVSTSLIKANAAAFGSVQSSLKIIEDAGKMELVSWGAIISAFLKHGLNDEVIFLFNLFRGDSTNKPDEFILATVLNACANAALIRHCRCIHSLVLKTGHSNHFCVASAVVDAYAKCGEITSAESAFTAVSSATNDAIMYNTMLTAYANHGLIHEALNLYEEMTKAKLNPTPATFVAILSACSHLGLVEQGKLAFSTMLSAYGMHPARANYACLVDLLARKGLLDEAKGVINAMPFQPWPAVWRSLVNGCRIHGNKQLGVLAAEQILRMAPSSDGTYVSLSNVYADDGEWQSAEETRRRMVQNKLQKVHGYSRVEM, from the coding sequence ATGTTTCCTTGgactcgccaccgccacctcctccttcgcctcctCCAATCGCATTCTCCTCTCCACCTGCTGCATTACTGCACCTCCTCTACCTCCATCTCCAGGGATGCCTTCGCCATCGCCCGCGCGCTCtccatggcctcctcctcctcttcagaCCTCCACGCGCACGCCCTTAAGCTGGGCACGCTCGCTCACACCTTCAACATGAATTACCTCCTCATCTACTACGCTAGGCGGGGCCTTCTCGACTCCGCactcaaggtgttcgacgaaatgccgcaCAGGAACCTCGTCTCCTGGACAGTCATGGTCTCTGCCTCCACGCGCAATGGCGCGCCTCACCTGGGGTTTCGTTTCTTCGTTTCCATGATCAGGAGCGGCTTCTGCCCCAACGAGTTCGCGCTCGCAACCATGCTCACTGCCTGCCACTCCATGCTGGCCCATTCCTCCAATAAGCTCCTCATCGCCCTTTCACTCCACGGTGTTGCCGTCAGAGCTGGCCTGGATAGCAATCCTTTTGTGGGGAGCTCTCTGCTGCTCATGTACGCAAAGCATGGCCGCATTGCTGCTGCACAGCGTGCATTCGCACATATCAGGAACAAAGATTTGACGTGCTGGAATGCCATGCTTGAAGGCTATGTTTCGAATGGTTTCGGGCATCATGCCATTAGTACAGTGCTCGTGATGCATCATTCTGGGCTTGCACCTGACCGGTACACCTATATTTCTGCTGTTAAGGCTTGTTCAATCAGTGCGCAGTGGGATCTTGGGCGACAGCTTCACTGTCTTGTCATCCACAGCATGCTCGAGTCCAATACCTCGGTCATGAATTCCCTTGTTGATATGTATTTCAGAGCCAGACAGAAGGAAACTGCTGCTTCTGTCTTTCGCAAGATTAGACAAAAAGACACCGTGTCTTGGAATACCATGTTTTCAGGTTTTGCGCATGATGAAGACGACAAGGCAGTTTTTGGCTACTTGATCGACATGTCACGAACCGGATTTAAACCTAATGAGGTTACTTTTTCTGTCTTGTTGAGGCTGAGTGGTGCTAAAGAGAATGCCTCATTGGGCCTTCAGATCTTTGCCCTTGCCTATCGTCATGGCTATACTGACAATGTTCTTGTAGCAAACGCTGTAATCAACATGCTGTTCAGATGTGGATTGCTCGACCGTGCATATGGTTTCTTCTGTAGCCTCACTTTCAGAAACATTGTGACATGGAACGAGATAATTGCAGGTTATGGTCTCTTCAGTCGCTCTGAAGATGCAATGAGGCTCTTCCGCAGTTTGGTTTGCATTGGAGAAAGACCTGATGAGTTCACCTATTCAGCTGTTCTGTCTGCCTTCCAGGAAGCTCATGGCGCAAGGGATCATGAGCAAATCCACGCAATTATTCTGAAACAAGGTTTTGCCTCCTGTCAGTTCGTGTCCACTTCACTGATCAAGGCAAATGCAGCAGCGTTTGGGTCAGTTCAGAGTTCACTGAAAATCATCGAGGACGCTGGCAAGATGGAGCTGGTGTCATGGGGAGCCATTATCTCTGCATTCCTGAAGCATGGCCTGAACGATGAGGTCATTTTCCTTTTCAACTTGTTTAGAGGTGACTCCACCAACAAGCCTGATGAGTTCATCCTGGCAACCGTCCTAAATGCCTGTGCAAATGCTGCGTTGATCAGGCACTGCAGATGCATCCATTCGCTTGTTCTCAAGACAGGTCATTCCAATCACTTCTGCGTAGCCAGCGCTGTTGTTGATGCCTACGCGAAATGCGGTGAGATTACCTCTGCAGAGAGCGCTTTCACCGCTGTTTCATCAGCAACCAACGATGCCATCATGTACAACACCATGCTGACAGCTTATGCCAACCATGGTTTGATCCACGAAGCTCTCAACCTCTACGAAGAGATGACAAAGGCTAAACTGAATCCAACACCAGCCACATTCGTTGCCATTCTGTCGGCCTGCAGCCATTTGGGGCTAGTCGAGCAGGGGAAGCTTGCGTTCAGCACCATGCTGTCTGCATATGGCATGCATCCAGCAAGAGCCAACTACGCCTGCCTGGTTGATCTCCTGGCAAGAAAGGGGCTACTCGATGAGGCGAAGGGTGTGATCAATGCAATGCCGTTCCAACCATGGCCTGCAGTTTGGAGGTCGCTGGTGAACGGTTGCCGGATACATGGGAACAAGCAACTTGGCGTGCTTGCGGCAGAGCAGATCCTGAGAATGGCGCCGAGCAGCGATGGCACTTATGTTTCGCTGTCAAACGTCTATGCTGACGATGGGGAATGGCAGTCTGCAGAGGAGACCAGGAGGAGGATGGTTCAGAATAAGCTCCAGAAGGTGCACGGGTACAGCAGGGTTGAGATGTAG
- the LOC127756854 gene encoding uncharacterized protein LOC127756854, with translation MLLACDCDDDAQTADTINGDAPMLSSYRAPPLADHLHDKPHWLSQLKPWRRHAHGDDHLSAGIAINWSSVRSATKDWITNPMNIAMLLWLLCVAVSGAMLVLLLLGLLDGAFPTPAARNHWIEINNQVLNALFTLMSLYQHPVLCHHLFLLCRWRPADAADLRAAYCKDAAGPRHGERAHMAVVVALLHLTVVCQYVLCSLYWGYTKKTRPELVENGFFVLGVAAPVVAVVYTVCSPLGKDNLYCELACHDAFGSVTQHPTKGHAAVVEPEWAGGMFDCGGDATAWWLSLSCTFCVFGWNMERLGFGSMFVHTATFVLLCFAPLWVMGVSALHIHDVVIGDMVGGAGALLCVCGLLYGGYWRIQMRERFGLPASAACCGSPSVTDYARWLFCWPCALAQEVRTASLYHIDGETFYKKLPVVDDVEAEKRQPLLLASHHVQFHEPPDTMIMATSEESSDHVVVVHEEMVPPAVQVVFEQVVVEGDKSEEECSAVHDEKIMGLPLPESVIVVDAEIPASLSDGSWTVEKVKRLINVVTLVSLLILLYTRGFIR, from the coding sequence atgctTCTTGCTTGTGATTGTGACGACGATGCACAAACCGCAGACACAATTAATGGCGACGCCCCGATGCTCAGCAGCTAccgcgcaccgccgctcgccgaccACCTCCACGACAAGCCGCACTGGCTCAGCCAGCTCAAACCATGGCGCCGCCATGCCCACGGCGACGACCACCTCTCCGCCGGAATCGCCATCAACTGGAGCTCTGTGCGTTCGGCGACCAAGGACTGGATCACCAATCCCATGAACATCGCCATGCTCCTCTGGCTGCTCTgcgtcgccgtctccggcgccaTGCTCGTCCTGCTCCTCCTCGGCCTGCTCGACGGGGCGTtccccacgccggcggcgaggaaccACTGGATCGAGATCAATAATCAGGTTCTCAACGCGCTCTTCACGCTCATGAGCCTCTACCAGCACCCCGTCCTCTGCCACCACCTCTTCCTGCTCTGCCGCTGGcgccccgccgacgccgccgacctccgcgcCGCCTACTGCAAGGACGCAGCCGGCCCGCGCCACGGCGAGCGCGCCCACATGGCCGTCGTGGTCGCGCTGCTCCACCTCACCGTCGTCTGCCAGTACGTGCTCTGCAGCCTGTACTGGGGGTACACCAAGAAGACGCGGCCGGAGCTCGTGGAGAACGGGTTCTTCGTgctcggcgtcgccgcgccggtcgtcgccgtcgtgtaCACCGTGTGCAGCCCGCTCGGCAAAGACAACTTATACTGCGAGCTCGCGTGCCACGACGCCTTCGGCTCGGTGACCCAACACCCGACCAAGGGGCACGCTGCCGTGGTCGAGCCGGAGTGGGCCGGCGGCATGTtcgactgcggcggcgacgcgacggcgtggTGGCTCTCCCTCTCGTGCACCTTCTGCGTCTTCGGGTGGAACATGGAGCGGCTCGGGTTCGGCAGCATGTTCGTGCACACCGCCACGTTCGTGCTGCTGTGCTTCGCGCCGCTGTGGGTGATGGGCGTGTCGGCGCTCCACATCCACGACGTGGTCATCGGCGACATggttggcggcgccggcgcgctgcTCTGCGTGTGCGGGCTGCTCTACGGCGGCTACTGGAGGATCCAGATGAGAGAACGGTTCGGGCTtccggcgagcgcggcgtgcTGCGGCTCGCCGTCGGTGACGGACTACGCCCGGTGGCTCTTCTGCTGGCCGTGCGCGCTGGCGCAGGAGGTGCGCACGGCGAGCCTCTACCACATCGATGGCGAGACGTTCTACAAGAAGCTTCCTGTTGTTGATGACGTTGAAGCCGAGAAGAGGCAGCCATTGCTGCTAGCGTCACACCATGTCCAATTCCATGAACCACCGGACACGATGATCATGGCAACATCAGAGGAATCAAGTGATCATGTCGTGGTTGTTCATGAGGAGATGGTTCCACCGGCTGTGCAGGTTGTGTTTGAGCAAGTCGTCGTTGAAGGTGATAAATCTGAAGAAGAATGCAGTGCAGTTCATGATGAGAAGATCATGGGTTTGCCTCTTCCGGAATCAGTGATTGTGGTTGATGCTGAGATACCGGCCAGTTTGTCTGATGGAAGCTGGACGGTGGAGAAGGTGAAGAGACTGATAAATGTTGTCACTTTGGTTTCTTTGCTCATTCTTCTCTACACCAGGGGATTCATTCGTTAG